Proteins co-encoded in one Rhodococcus sp. PAMC28707 genomic window:
- a CDS encoding DUF4185 domain-containing protein: MKAGGLVKRFTSVAVAVVVTTLVIAGPAAANPNIVNPIPGLNGVFGLPQLTGRTVAVAQATGMSSTNETQHVNMLGTDLGIMWDNGNGEILTAFGDTAGLGIPNLLQGSLWSWRSNSLMRSHDGNLADGMSFDSIVKDPLGQAKELIPSPKIPFVEISRIPTAGVALGQNQFMTLMSVKDWGQPGHWETNYSSIAVSGDNGENWTVHPETQRPSDGGSRNFQQNAFLKDGGFVYEYGTPPGRGNLGYVSRVLEKDILNLAAYEYWTGNDWKTGDPALAAPIVDSVGELSIAYNQHLGQYLMLTTDPSDSIVMRRSPSPVGPWSPPEVLVDTNQLHSAYAPYIHPWSTGPDLYFLATVHQNYNVLLLRTTL; encoded by the coding sequence ATGAAAGCCGGGGGGCTAGTGAAACGTTTCACGTCGGTCGCTGTTGCTGTTGTGGTCACAACTCTTGTGATCGCCGGTCCGGCAGCGGCCAATCCGAACATCGTCAATCCGATTCCCGGACTGAACGGCGTCTTCGGCCTTCCGCAGCTCACCGGACGCACCGTGGCCGTCGCGCAGGCCACCGGAATGTCCAGCACGAACGAAACGCAGCATGTCAACATGCTGGGCACCGACCTCGGAATCATGTGGGACAACGGCAACGGCGAGATCCTGACCGCTTTCGGCGATACGGCAGGACTCGGAATACCCAACCTCCTGCAGGGAAGCCTGTGGTCCTGGCGCAGCAACTCGCTCATGCGAAGCCACGACGGCAACTTGGCTGACGGCATGAGCTTCGACAGCATCGTCAAGGACCCGCTCGGACAGGCCAAAGAGCTCATACCGAGTCCCAAGATCCCCTTCGTCGAGATCAGCCGCATTCCCACTGCCGGCGTTGCACTAGGCCAGAATCAGTTCATGACCTTGATGTCGGTCAAGGACTGGGGTCAGCCCGGACACTGGGAAACCAACTACTCCTCGATCGCAGTGTCCGGTGACAACGGCGAGAACTGGACCGTCCACCCGGAGACCCAGCGTCCGAGCGACGGTGGAAGCCGCAACTTCCAACAGAACGCCTTCCTGAAAGATGGCGGGTTCGTCTACGAGTACGGCACGCCTCCCGGCCGCGGCAACCTCGGCTATGTCTCACGCGTGCTCGAAAAGGACATCCTGAACCTCGCCGCATACGAATATTGGACCGGTAACGACTGGAAGACGGGCGACCCCGCGCTCGCGGCCCCCATCGTCGACAGCGTCGGCGAGCTGTCCATCGCGTACAACCAGCACCTCGGCCAATACTTGATGCTGACCACGGACCCCTCCGATTCGATCGTCATGCGACGCTCGCCCTCGCCGGTCGGCCCGTGGAGTCCACCCGAGGTGCTCGTCGACACCAATCAGCTTCACAGTGCCTATGCTCCCTACATTCATCCCTGGTCGACAGGCCCTGACCTGTACTTCCTTGCCACGGTGCATCAGAACTACAACGTTCTACTCCTACGCACCACGTTGTAA
- a CDS encoding class I SAM-dependent methyltransferase, with translation MDAAAWDEKYAAKELVYGTPPNAAVVDYVTTLPRGCALDLAAGEGRNALWLATRGWDVTAIDFSSVALTKGRRIAQNSPKSVRDRLTWVHADVTKLSAEPDYDLVLVLYLHLPPEQRRTAIHNAIRALKPDGILMILGHHSLNLTEGVGGPQELEILYTPEELASDIDGLGVVHRAENLYRQTDQGAAIDALLLASRSALGSGNERG, from the coding sequence ATGGATGCAGCAGCGTGGGACGAAAAGTATGCGGCCAAAGAATTGGTCTATGGAACGCCGCCCAACGCCGCGGTGGTCGACTATGTGACGACCCTCCCGCGCGGATGCGCTTTGGATCTTGCGGCGGGTGAGGGCCGAAATGCGCTATGGCTCGCCACGCGGGGTTGGGACGTGACTGCGATCGATTTTTCTTCGGTCGCCCTCACCAAGGGACGTAGAATCGCGCAGAATTCGCCCAAGTCGGTTCGAGATCGCCTTACCTGGGTCCACGCCGATGTGACCAAACTTTCAGCTGAACCCGACTATGACTTGGTGCTCGTTCTTTACCTTCATCTACCTCCAGAACAGCGCCGAACTGCGATTCACAACGCGATCAGGGCTCTGAAACCTGACGGAATCCTCATGATTCTCGGTCATCACTCACTGAACCTCACCGAAGGCGTCGGCGGACCCCAGGAACTCGAAATCCTGTACACACCAGAAGAACTGGCGTCGGACATCGATGGCCTTGGTGTTGTTCACCGGGCCGAGAACCTCTATCGACAGACAGATCAGGGCGCCGCGATCGACGCTTTACTACTCGCGAGTAGGTCCGCCCTTGGCAGCGGGAATGAACGGGGGTAA
- a CDS encoding S-methyl-5'-thioadenosine phosphorylase, translated as MTSTPTTTSHRADIAVIGGSGFYSFFGQDAQSVTIDTPYGATSGPITIGDVDGRTVAFLPRHGAHHEYSPHTLPYRANMWALRMLGVQRIFAPCAVGSLLPEYGPGTVVIPDQLVDRTSGRPQTYFDNGGVHVEFADPYCADLRTAALQPGTVDGGTMVVVEGPRFSTRAESQWYARQGWALVNMTGHPEAVLARELELCYAPIALVTDLDAGIEAGQGVRAVDVFAEFQKNIEPLKALVRSAVSAALMGPCESCRVHEGVELPIELP; from the coding sequence ATGACATCAACGCCGACAACAACTTCGCACCGAGCCGACATCGCGGTCATCGGCGGTAGCGGTTTCTACTCGTTCTTCGGGCAAGACGCGCAGTCGGTCACGATCGACACGCCGTACGGTGCGACGAGCGGGCCCATCACGATCGGCGACGTCGACGGTCGCACGGTCGCATTCCTTCCGCGCCACGGAGCTCATCACGAGTACTCCCCGCACACGCTGCCCTACCGCGCCAACATGTGGGCCCTGCGCATGCTCGGAGTGCAGCGCATCTTCGCCCCGTGTGCCGTCGGGAGCCTGCTCCCCGAATACGGGCCCGGAACGGTGGTGATTCCCGACCAACTAGTCGATCGCACGAGCGGGCGCCCGCAGACCTACTTCGACAACGGCGGAGTCCACGTCGAATTCGCCGATCCGTACTGCGCCGACCTACGCACCGCGGCGCTGCAGCCCGGCACTGTCGACGGCGGCACGATGGTGGTCGTCGAGGGCCCTCGATTCTCTACCCGCGCCGAGAGCCAGTGGTATGCCCGGCAGGGGTGGGCACTGGTGAACATGACCGGACATCCCGAGGCGGTACTGGCCCGCGAACTCGAATTGTGTTACGCCCCGATCGCTCTCGTGACCGACCTCGACGCGGGGATCGAGGCAGGGCAGGGTGTTCGAGCAGTGGACGTGTTCGCCGAATTCCAGAAGAACATCGAACCACTGAAGGCCTTGGTCCGATCGGCTGTCAGCGCCGCTCTGATGGGCCCATGCGAATCGTGCCGCGTGCACGAGGGCGTCGAACTTCCGATCGAGCTGCCATGA
- a CDS encoding VanW family protein — translation MKAAVLAGAAVAILAVFYTADWLSSSGAVPRGVTVAGVDVGSLSHDDAEAKLRSELGARVEQPVAVEAGDLDLEFVPAAAGLGVDWNATLDRAGSQPINPFTRIGSFFGHREIGVQSTVDAAALDATVESIRAQTDRAPVEGDIVFESATAVGVAPAPGLALDVVGAREAMQKRWAFGDVAVPVETADVTVHQDEVDRVLTQIAEPAVSAPVVFTGKNSAAAVLAPEVVGQVVSFEPAEDGSLAARYDNDAAIRILAPQLAATETVAKDASFVLGSGAPTIVPGVVGDMVQWPVTLEQLPTLLASADARTTAAVYAPAPPALTTEGAQALGIKEVVAEYTTGGFEYASGVNIRLTADIVNGALVKPGATFSLNGYTGPRGTAQGFVESGIIDNGRPDRAVGGGISQFATTLYNAAYFGGMDDAGHTEHSYYISRYPEAREATVFEGAIDLKFTNPSKTGIVIESFGTGSDVTVRLWGTKTVEVESSTGPRTNPTSPNTVTLPAGDQCVPSGGGPGFTASNTKVITDIASGKEISRDTRTVKYDPIPIVKCQSREPDPKPADAPPPAPAPPAAEPAAPPAAEPAVVPPADPPAAESEDQPAASTEDSDS, via the coding sequence GTGAAGGCTGCAGTCTTGGCGGGCGCTGCGGTGGCGATCTTGGCTGTCTTCTACACCGCGGACTGGCTGTCTTCGAGCGGCGCAGTTCCGCGCGGAGTCACCGTTGCCGGAGTCGACGTCGGAAGCCTCTCGCACGACGACGCAGAGGCGAAGTTACGTTCGGAGCTCGGCGCACGCGTCGAACAGCCCGTTGCTGTCGAGGCCGGAGATCTGGACCTCGAGTTCGTACCGGCCGCCGCAGGGCTGGGTGTCGATTGGAACGCGACGCTCGATCGCGCGGGGTCGCAGCCGATCAATCCGTTCACTCGGATCGGTTCGTTCTTCGGTCATCGCGAGATCGGCGTGCAGTCGACGGTCGATGCTGCCGCGCTCGATGCGACCGTGGAGTCGATTCGTGCGCAGACCGACCGCGCTCCGGTGGAAGGTGACATCGTCTTCGAGAGTGCGACGGCGGTCGGGGTAGCGCCTGCTCCTGGGCTGGCACTCGACGTCGTCGGTGCGCGCGAGGCAATGCAGAAGCGTTGGGCTTTCGGGGATGTCGCAGTACCTGTAGAGACCGCTGATGTGACGGTGCATCAGGACGAGGTCGATCGTGTGCTCACCCAGATCGCCGAGCCTGCGGTGTCCGCGCCGGTGGTGTTCACCGGCAAGAACTCTGCAGCCGCAGTGCTGGCACCGGAGGTCGTCGGCCAGGTCGTGTCCTTCGAGCCGGCAGAGGATGGGTCGCTCGCGGCGCGGTACGACAACGACGCAGCGATCCGTATTCTCGCGCCGCAGTTGGCCGCTACCGAGACAGTCGCGAAGGACGCGTCGTTCGTTTTGGGCTCAGGCGCGCCGACCATAGTGCCCGGTGTCGTCGGCGACATGGTGCAGTGGCCGGTGACGCTCGAGCAGTTGCCGACCTTGTTGGCCTCCGCGGACGCTCGAACCACCGCGGCCGTGTACGCGCCCGCGCCACCGGCACTGACAACCGAAGGCGCGCAGGCGCTCGGTATCAAGGAAGTTGTCGCCGAGTACACCACCGGCGGTTTCGAGTATGCGTCCGGAGTCAATATCAGGCTCACCGCCGATATCGTCAACGGTGCGTTGGTGAAGCCGGGAGCTACGTTCTCGCTCAACGGGTACACCGGACCACGCGGAACGGCGCAGGGTTTCGTCGAGTCGGGGATCATCGACAACGGGAGACCGGACCGGGCTGTCGGCGGTGGCATCAGCCAGTTCGCGACGACGCTCTACAACGCGGCGTACTTCGGCGGAATGGACGACGCCGGGCACACCGAACACAGTTACTACATCAGCAGATATCCCGAGGCCCGCGAGGCGACGGTGTTCGAGGGTGCCATCGACCTGAAGTTCACCAATCCGAGCAAGACCGGCATCGTCATCGAGTCGTTCGGTACGGGTTCGGATGTGACGGTTCGGCTTTGGGGCACGAAGACGGTAGAGGTCGAGTCGAGCACCGGGCCGCGGACCAACCCGACCTCGCCCAACACGGTCACGCTCCCTGCCGGTGATCAGTGCGTACCGTCCGGTGGCGGACCGGGATTCACGGCGAGCAATACCAAGGTGATCACCGATATTGCGTCGGGCAAAGAGATCTCGCGGGATACTCGCACGGTCAAGTACGATCCGATTCCGATCGTGAAATGCCAGTCACGCGAACCTGATCCGAAGCCTGCGGACGCTCCGCCGCCTGCGCCCGCACCTCCGGCAGCAGAGCCGGCTGCGCCTCCTGCCGCCGAACCGGCCGTGGTCCCTCCTGCCGATCCTCCGGCAGCCGAGTCGGAGGATCAGCCGGCCGCTTCGACGGAGGACAGTGACAGCTAG
- a CDS encoding acyl-CoA dehydrogenase encodes MGHYKSNLRDLEFNLFELFGLDESLAGDNFGDLDGEAARDMLREVVRLAEGPVAESFADSDRNPPVFDPDTHTVKLPEAFKKSFKALYDGEWWRVGLDEEVGGIPAPRTLGWALNELLLGANPAAFMYSAGPGFANVLYNNGTDEQKEWAKVIVERKWGATMVLTEPDAGSDVGAGRTKAIKQEDGSWHIEGVKRFITSAVSDDLFENTMHLVLARPEGAGPGTKGLSLFYVPNTHFDFETGELGERNGVFVTGVEHKMGLKVSTTCELTFGGHDIPAKGWLVGEVHKGIAQMFDVIEHARMMVGTKAIATLSTGYLNALDYAKERVQGADLTQMTNKAAPRVTITHHPDVRRSLITQKAYAEGLRAVYLFTAAHQDPITAKQVSDADDDIAYRVNDLLLPIVKGVGSEIAYSQLAESLQTLGGSGFLQDYPIEQYIRDSKIDSLYEGTTAIQAQDFFFRKIARDRGVALAHIAGQIKSFIDSEAGNGRLKAERALLATALEDVQAIVTTMTQQLMGAQEQPTELYKVGLASVRFLMGFGDLLIGWLLLRQSEIAIKALDNGAEGKEKSFYEGKVAVASFFAKNILPQLTATRGILANTDLDVMELDEAAF; translated from the coding sequence ATGGGACATTACAAGAGCAACCTCCGGGATCTCGAGTTCAACCTCTTCGAGCTGTTCGGGCTCGACGAATCCCTCGCAGGAGACAACTTCGGCGACCTCGACGGCGAGGCAGCCCGCGACATGCTTCGCGAGGTCGTACGCCTGGCAGAAGGACCGGTAGCGGAGTCCTTCGCCGATTCCGACCGCAACCCGCCTGTGTTCGACCCCGACACTCACACCGTCAAGCTGCCAGAGGCTTTCAAGAAGTCGTTCAAGGCGCTGTACGACGGCGAGTGGTGGCGTGTCGGCCTCGACGAAGAGGTCGGTGGCATCCCCGCGCCTCGCACTCTCGGCTGGGCACTCAACGAGCTGCTACTCGGCGCCAACCCTGCCGCGTTCATGTACTCCGCGGGACCAGGATTCGCCAACGTGCTCTACAACAACGGCACCGATGAGCAGAAGGAATGGGCGAAGGTCATCGTCGAGCGCAAGTGGGGCGCCACGATGGTGCTCACCGAGCCCGACGCCGGATCCGACGTCGGCGCAGGCCGCACCAAGGCCATCAAGCAGGAAGACGGCTCCTGGCACATCGAAGGCGTCAAGCGGTTCATCACCTCGGCCGTTTCCGATGATCTCTTCGAGAACACCATGCACCTGGTTCTCGCTCGTCCGGAAGGTGCCGGACCAGGCACCAAGGGCTTGAGCCTGTTCTACGTACCGAACACGCACTTCGACTTCGAGACCGGCGAACTCGGCGAGCGCAACGGCGTATTCGTCACCGGCGTCGAGCACAAAATGGGCCTCAAGGTCTCCACCACCTGCGAGCTCACCTTCGGTGGCCACGACATCCCAGCCAAGGGCTGGCTCGTCGGCGAGGTCCACAAGGGCATCGCGCAGATGTTCGACGTCATCGAGCACGCTCGAATGATGGTCGGCACCAAGGCGATCGCCACCCTGTCCACCGGCTACCTCAACGCGCTGGACTACGCCAAGGAGCGTGTCCAGGGCGCCGATCTGACGCAGATGACGAACAAGGCAGCACCCCGCGTCACCATCACGCACCACCCAGACGTTCGTCGCAGCCTGATCACCCAGAAGGCATACGCCGAGGGCCTGCGCGCGGTATACCTCTTCACCGCGGCACACCAGGACCCGATCACCGCCAAGCAGGTATCCGACGCAGACGACGACATCGCCTACCGCGTCAACGACCTGCTGCTCCCGATCGTCAAGGGCGTCGGATCCGAAATCGCCTACAGCCAGCTGGCGGAGAGTCTCCAGACGCTCGGCGGATCAGGGTTCCTGCAGGACTACCCGATCGAGCAGTACATCCGCGACTCGAAGATCGACTCGCTGTACGAGGGCACGACGGCCATTCAGGCGCAGGACTTCTTCTTCCGCAAGATCGCCCGTGACCGTGGCGTCGCGCTGGCTCACATCGCCGGCCAGATCAAGTCGTTCATCGACAGCGAAGCAGGCAACGGTCGACTCAAGGCCGAGCGCGCGCTTCTCGCCACCGCACTCGAAGACGTGCAGGCCATCGTCACCACGATGACCCAGCAGCTCATGGGAGCTCAGGAGCAGCCGACCGAGCTGTACAAAGTCGGCCTCGCATCCGTCCGGTTCCTCATGGGCTTCGGCGACCTGCTCATCGGCTGGCTGCTGCTGCGTCAGTCCGAAATTGCCATCAAGGCACTCGACAACGGCGCAGAGGGCAAGGAAAAGTCGTTCTACGAGGGCAAGGTCGCAGTCGCGTCCTTCTTCGCCAAGAACATCCTGCCCCAGCTGACCGCTACCCGGGGCATCCTCGCCAACACGGACTTGGACGTCATGGAGCTCGACGAAGCTGCATTCTGA
- a CDS encoding glycosyltransferase family 2 protein, with protein MNEEGSLPGVLADMPAGYRVIVVDNNSVDDTAEVARANGAAVVKESVPGYGSAVHAGVLAAETEVVCVLDGDGSMDPRELPLLVTALEQADLAVGRRKTVRGNSPIHARIGNAVLALRLRTKYKLPVHDLGAIRAVRRQALLDLDVTDRRSGYPLQLLVLASKAGWTVVEHDVSYSPRTAGTSKVSGSVKGTVVAVRDFWKVLS; from the coding sequence ATGAACGAGGAAGGCTCCCTCCCCGGCGTCCTCGCCGACATGCCCGCGGGCTACCGCGTCATCGTCGTCGACAACAATTCCGTGGACGACACCGCCGAGGTTGCTCGAGCGAACGGCGCCGCCGTCGTAAAGGAGTCCGTGCCTGGTTACGGATCGGCCGTACATGCCGGAGTTCTGGCCGCCGAAACCGAAGTCGTGTGCGTTCTCGACGGCGACGGCTCGATGGATCCGCGTGAGCTACCCCTGCTGGTCACCGCTCTCGAACAAGCGGATCTCGCCGTAGGTCGACGCAAGACCGTCCGCGGAAACTCACCGATCCACGCTCGAATCGGCAATGCCGTCCTGGCCCTTCGGCTTCGAACCAAGTACAAGCTGCCCGTCCACGACCTCGGCGCCATCCGCGCAGTACGACGCCAAGCACTTCTCGACCTCGACGTGACCGACCGCCGGTCCGGCTACCCGCTGCAACTACTCGTCCTCGCCTCGAAAGCCGGCTGGACGGTCGTCGAACACGACGTCTCCTACAGTCCACGGACAGCAGGGACCTCGAAGGTGTCCGGCTCGGTCAAAGGAACCGTCGTCGCAGTGCGGGACTTCTGGAAGGTGCTCTCGTGA
- a CDS encoding SGNH/GDSL hydrolase family protein, producing MSRIDSYVALGDSFTEGVGDADPTSTNGVKGWADRVAEQLGAMNPEFRYANLAVRGKLVDQVIENQVGIAVDAAPDLVTIYAGGNDLMRPKVDIDAIVARYDSALADLVATGARVVAFTGYDAGWAPLFRTLRGRTAIYNELLREVADRRGVELVDFWRLDGYDDTRMWDTDRLHMSTRGHVRMASEVLDHLGVPHSIELEPLEPRAPIAPADKRRENAEWVKSFAAPWVSRRLRGASSGDDVAPKHTTLR from the coding sequence GTGTCGAGAATCGACAGCTACGTAGCGCTCGGGGACTCGTTCACCGAGGGCGTCGGCGATGCCGATCCCACCAGCACGAACGGAGTCAAGGGCTGGGCCGACCGCGTCGCCGAACAGCTCGGCGCCATGAACCCGGAATTCCGCTACGCCAATCTCGCGGTGCGCGGCAAATTGGTCGACCAGGTGATCGAAAACCAAGTCGGCATCGCCGTCGACGCCGCACCCGACCTCGTCACCATCTACGCCGGCGGCAACGACCTGATGCGACCCAAAGTCGACATCGACGCCATCGTCGCCAGATACGACTCGGCACTGGCAGACCTCGTCGCCACCGGCGCGCGAGTCGTCGCCTTCACCGGATACGACGCGGGCTGGGCACCCCTGTTCCGCACACTGCGTGGACGCACTGCGATCTACAACGAACTTCTGCGGGAAGTAGCCGACCGTCGAGGAGTCGAACTCGTCGACTTCTGGCGCCTCGACGGCTACGACGACACCCGGATGTGGGACACGGATCGTCTCCACATGTCCACGCGCGGACACGTCAGAATGGCATCCGAGGTTCTCGATCACCTCGGTGTCCCGCATTCGATCGAACTCGAACCACTGGAGCCACGCGCACCCATCGCGCCTGCTGACAAGCGGCGTGAGAATGCCGAATGGGTGAAGTCCTTCGCGGCGCCGTGGGTGTCACGACGCCTCCGCGGCGCATCCTCCGGCGACGATGTCGCGCCGAAACACACGACGCTTCGGTAA
- a CDS encoding NAD-dependent epimerase/dehydratase family protein, translating to MTRILLTGAAGFIGGHILGALRPSYDVVAIDAFLPSAHGSDRPIPGIERIDVRDHDSLVDMLTGVDAVCHQAAVVGAGVDAADAPAYASHNDFGTAVLLSAMAEAGCTRLVLASSMVVYGEGRYTNAAGETVVPGPRTRADLDEGRFDNTDPNTGDILDWALVKEDSALQPRSTYAASKLAQENYALAWSLATGGSVTALRYHNVYGPNMPRNTPYSGVAAMFRSSLEAGRPPQVYEDGLQARDFVHVSDVAAANVLSIAAALPGFTALNVSSGHPITIGEVATTLSQACSGPAPEVTGQYRSGDVRHVVASPESARTAIGFDAAISPFDGLREFATAPLRDAEGNGAPRV from the coding sequence ATGACCCGCATATTGCTCACCGGGGCAGCCGGATTCATCGGCGGACACATTCTCGGCGCACTCCGACCCAGCTACGACGTCGTCGCGATCGACGCATTTCTTCCCTCCGCGCACGGGAGCGATCGACCGATCCCGGGTATCGAGAGGATCGACGTCCGTGATCACGACTCGCTCGTGGACATGCTGACCGGAGTCGATGCCGTGTGTCACCAGGCTGCCGTCGTCGGTGCAGGCGTCGACGCCGCGGACGCACCCGCGTACGCAAGCCACAACGATTTCGGCACCGCCGTGCTGCTCTCGGCAATGGCCGAAGCGGGCTGCACCCGGTTGGTGCTGGCGTCCTCGATGGTCGTCTACGGCGAGGGGCGATACACCAACGCTGCGGGCGAGACGGTGGTGCCCGGTCCGCGCACGCGCGCCGATCTCGACGAAGGCCGCTTCGACAACACCGACCCGAACACCGGAGATATTCTGGATTGGGCTCTGGTGAAAGAGGATTCGGCGTTGCAGCCACGAAGCACCTACGCCGCGAGCAAACTTGCGCAGGAAAACTACGCACTTGCCTGGTCCCTCGCCACCGGCGGCTCGGTGACCGCGCTTCGCTACCACAACGTCTACGGACCGAACATGCCACGCAACACGCCGTACTCCGGCGTCGCAGCGATGTTCCGATCCTCACTCGAAGCCGGGCGCCCACCACAGGTGTACGAGGACGGATTGCAGGCGCGCGACTTCGTGCACGTCTCCGACGTCGCCGCGGCGAACGTACTGTCCATCGCGGCCGCTCTGCCCGGATTCACTGCACTCAATGTGTCCTCGGGTCATCCGATCACCATCGGCGAAGTCGCAACCACACTGTCCCAGGCCTGCTCAGGCCCAGCACCCGAAGTGACCGGACAGTATCGCTCCGGGGACGTACGGCACGTGGTGGCCAGCCCCGAATCGGCCCGCACCGCAATCGGATTCGACGCCGCAATCTCACCGTTCGACGGTCTGCGCGAGTTCGCAACCGCCCCTCTTCGTGACGCCGAAGGCAACGGTGCCCCGCGTGTTTGA
- a CDS encoding DUF2064 domain-containing protein produces the protein MKVTALIVAKAPVPGLAKTRLAKTVGEDIAADIAAAALLDTLDAVSAADFDERIVAMTGDLAQASRHAEIAAALASYIVIPQRGDGFAERLRYAHEDAAVSGNPVFQIGMDTPQVTAELLNEAATHLTEPGRSVLGMAEDGGWWGLGIADPALARGLLEVTMSSPSTGADTRSALEALGADIASLPILRDVDHASDLAIVAAQCLGGSRFRGAIGQVVHP, from the coding sequence GTGAAAGTAACTGCCCTCATCGTCGCCAAAGCTCCCGTACCCGGGCTCGCGAAAACCCGGCTCGCGAAAACCGTCGGCGAGGACATAGCCGCCGACATCGCTGCCGCCGCCCTGCTCGACACTCTCGACGCCGTATCCGCCGCCGACTTCGACGAGCGCATCGTCGCCATGACCGGGGACCTCGCCCAGGCGAGCCGACACGCAGAAATAGCCGCGGCACTGGCGTCGTACATCGTGATTCCGCAGCGGGGCGACGGTTTTGCCGAGCGGTTGCGTTACGCGCACGAGGACGCTGCGGTGTCGGGCAATCCCGTCTTTCAGATCGGGATGGACACCCCCCAAGTGACGGCCGAACTACTGAACGAGGCGGCAACGCACCTCACCGAGCCGGGGCGATCGGTGCTCGGCATGGCCGAGGACGGCGGTTGGTGGGGGTTGGGTATCGCAGATCCCGCGCTCGCCCGGGGGCTCCTCGAGGTAACCATGTCCAGTCCCAGCACGGGCGCCGATACTCGCAGCGCTCTCGAAGCACTCGGCGCGGACATCGCGTCACTACCGATTCTGCGTGACGTCGACCATGCCTCGGACCTCGCTATCGTCGCAGCTCAGTGCCTGGGCGGCAGTCGCTTCCGAGGGGCGATCGGGCAGGTCGTTCACCCTTAG
- a CDS encoding flavin reductase family protein, with amino-acid sequence MPLATTELDNGALRAAFGQFPSGVVALCAEIDGAPVGMAASSFVAVSMDPPLVAFCVQNTSTTWPRFAVSKRIGISVLGEAHDGAARTLAAKTGNRFEGLEVTTTEDGAVFIGGASMWLDATVTEQVPAGDHAIVLMRINELEIRDVAPIVFHSSKFRRLAAEEG; translated from the coding sequence ATGCCTCTCGCCACCACCGAACTCGACAACGGTGCCCTTCGCGCCGCTTTCGGTCAGTTCCCCAGCGGTGTCGTCGCGCTGTGCGCCGAAATCGACGGCGCTCCCGTCGGCATGGCCGCGAGCAGCTTCGTCGCTGTGTCGATGGACCCACCGCTCGTGGCGTTCTGCGTGCAGAACACGTCGACGACGTGGCCGAGGTTCGCTGTCTCGAAGCGCATCGGCATCAGTGTGTTGGGTGAAGCGCACGACGGCGCAGCGCGGACATTGGCTGCCAAGACGGGTAACCGGTTCGAGGGTCTGGAAGTGACGACGACCGAGGACGGCGCAGTCTTCATCGGCGGAGCGAGTATGTGGCTCGACGCCACCGTCACCGAACAAGTACCCGCAGGCGATCATGCGATCGTGCTGATGCGGATCAACGAACTCGAAATCAGAGATGTTGCACCCATCGTGTTCCACAGCAGCAAGTTCCGCCGCCTCGCAGCCGAAGAAGGGTAG